A DNA window from candidate division KSB1 bacterium contains the following coding sequences:
- a CDS encoding aminotransferase class V-fold PLP-dependent enzyme has product MGLLLVNFAQRYAAIHPEERCGSPRGYVQPADLEAALTPQTALLSVMHANNEVGTLQPVAEIAALAHRHNLVIHCDAAQSVGKVPVKMDDLGVDMLSVAGHKLYAPLGVGALVVRRGLALEPLIHGAKQEHQRRAGTENVAGIVGLGRACELAGRDLAQNMARMQALRERLWHGLQRRIPELRRNGHPEHCLPNTLSVSFRGVDAGQLLAEIDGQVAASAGAACHNLNETVISHVLQAMQVPREYAPGTLRFSVGRYTTEGEIDAAVNVLAAAVAKLRHT; this is encoded by the coding sequence ATGGGACTCCTCCTGGTGAATTTTGCGCAAAGATACGCAGCGATTCACCCAGAGGAAAGATGCGGTTCACCGAGGGGATACGTGCAACCTGCAGATTTGGAGGCTGCGCTGACGCCACAGACGGCGCTGCTGAGCGTGATGCACGCCAACAACGAGGTGGGCACGCTGCAGCCGGTTGCGGAGATTGCCGCACTCGCCCACCGTCACAATCTCGTAATTCACTGCGATGCGGCACAATCGGTTGGCAAGGTGCCGGTCAAGATGGATGACCTGGGCGTGGATATGCTGTCAGTGGCGGGACACAAACTCTACGCGCCGCTGGGAGTGGGGGCGCTGGTGGTGCGGCGCGGCCTGGCGCTCGAACCGCTGATTCACGGTGCCAAACAGGAACACCAACGCCGCGCCGGCACGGAGAATGTCGCCGGCATAGTGGGCCTGGGTCGCGCCTGTGAGCTGGCCGGCCGGGATTTGGCACAGAATATGGCGCGCATGCAGGCTTTGCGCGAACGTCTGTGGCATGGCCTGCAGCGCCGGATTCCGGAGCTGCGGCGCAACGGCCATCCGGAACATTGCCTGCCCAACACGCTGAGTGTGAGTTTCCGCGGGGTGGATGCCGGCCAATTGCTGGCAGAGATCGACGGGCAGGTGGCGGCCTCTGCCGGTGCCGCCTGTCATAACCTGAATGAGACCGTCATCTCACACGTCTTGCAAGCGATGCAGGTGCCGCGCGAATATGCCCCGGGCACACTGCGGTTTTCGGTGGGAAGATACACGACGGAAGGGGAAATCGATGCGGCCGTCAACGTGCTGGCCGCCGCGGTGGCAAAGCTGCGCCACACCTGA
- the gyrA gene encoding DNA gyrase subunit A, which translates to MDLKRDKIIPVYLEEEIKDSYLDYSMSVIVARALPDVRDGLKPVHRRVLYGMHELNLRPNAAYKKSARVVGEVLGKYHPHGDLAVYDTIVRMAQDFSLRYPLVDGQGNFGSVDGDSPAAMRYTEVRLTPIAEEVLRDLEKDTVPWNPNFDDTLKEPAVLPTLLPNLLVNGSSGIAVGMATNIPPHNLGEIVDALHALIKNPDLSIDKLMKIVKGPDFPTGGIIYGMEGIDEAYRTGRGRIQVRARTVLEEVRGGRQNIIVTELPYQVNKAALHEKIGELVRDKKIEGIRDVRDESDRDGMRLVIELKNDAVPEVVLNNLFKHTQMHVTFGAIMLALVDGVPTVLNLKQMLQHFLDFRHEIVVRRTKFELDKAEKRAHILEGLRICINNIDEVIAIIKKARDPQIAKEGLMKRFKLSEIQAQAILDMRLQRLTGLERDKIEAEYREVQKLIKDLKALLADKGKRMDLIAKELKELRDKYADERRTEIVAETSEFTIEDMIAEEDMVITISHSGFIKRFPVSSYRRQSRGGRGVTGAKTGDEDWIEHLFIASTHHYVLFFTTQGKCYWVKVYDIPQAGKGAKGRAIVNMLSLAPEEKIAAFVSVREFDEKHFVAFATKNGLVKKTALSAFSNPRKTGIAAISIEEGDELIEAKITDGSMDLMLGTHNGQAIRFHENEVREMGRSASGVKGIELEKGDFVVGMVELKREATILVVSENGYGKRSELKDYKVQHRGGSGLITLKTTEKTGKMVDIKEVIDDDDLMIITEKGVVIRQKVKDIKVISRNTQGVKLIKLDKDDRIAAVARVVAEDEEDEE; encoded by the coding sequence ATGGACCTCAAACGCGACAAAATCATCCCGGTGTATCTCGAGGAAGAGATCAAGGATTCTTATCTTGACTATTCCATGTCGGTCATCGTGGCGCGCGCACTGCCGGATGTAAGGGACGGCCTGAAACCCGTGCACCGGCGCGTGCTCTATGGCATGCACGAATTGAATCTGCGGCCGAACGCGGCTTACAAAAAGTCTGCGCGCGTCGTCGGTGAAGTGCTGGGCAAGTATCATCCCCACGGCGATTTGGCGGTGTATGACACCATCGTGCGCATGGCGCAGGACTTTTCGCTGCGTTATCCGCTGGTCGATGGCCAGGGCAATTTCGGATCGGTGGACGGTGACTCGCCGGCTGCGATGCGATACACCGAAGTGCGGCTCACGCCCATCGCCGAGGAAGTGCTGCGCGATCTTGAAAAAGACACGGTGCCGTGGAATCCCAACTTCGACGACACGCTGAAGGAGCCGGCGGTATTGCCGACGCTGCTGCCCAATCTGCTGGTCAACGGCTCTTCTGGCATTGCCGTCGGTATGGCCACCAACATTCCGCCGCACAATCTCGGCGAAATTGTCGATGCCCTGCACGCGCTGATCAAGAATCCCGATCTCAGCATCGACAAGTTGATGAAGATCGTCAAGGGGCCGGATTTTCCCACCGGCGGCATCATTTACGGCATGGAGGGCATCGACGAAGCATACCGCACCGGCCGCGGCCGCATACAGGTGCGGGCACGCACCGTGCTGGAGGAAGTGCGCGGCGGCCGCCAGAACATCATCGTCACCGAGCTGCCCTATCAAGTGAACAAGGCTGCCCTGCATGAGAAGATCGGCGAACTGGTGCGCGACAAAAAGATCGAGGGCATTCGCGATGTGCGTGATGAAAGTGACCGCGACGGCATGCGCCTGGTGATCGAGCTGAAAAACGACGCCGTGCCGGAGGTGGTGCTCAACAATCTTTTCAAGCACACGCAGATGCACGTTACCTTTGGCGCCATCATGCTGGCGCTGGTGGACGGCGTGCCCACCGTGCTCAACCTCAAACAGATGCTGCAGCATTTTCTCGATTTTCGCCACGAGATCGTGGTGCGCCGCACCAAGTTCGAGCTGGACAAGGCCGAAAAGCGCGCCCACATCCTGGAAGGTTTGCGCATCTGCATCAACAACATCGACGAAGTCATCGCGATCATCAAGAAGGCCAGGGATCCCCAGATCGCCAAGGAAGGCTTGATGAAGAGATTCAAACTCAGCGAGATTCAGGCCCAGGCGATTTTGGACATGCGACTGCAGCGCCTCACCGGCCTCGAGCGCGACAAGATCGAGGCGGAATATCGCGAGGTGCAGAAACTCATCAAGGACTTGAAAGCGCTGCTGGCGGACAAGGGCAAGCGCATGGATTTGATCGCGAAGGAGCTGAAGGAGCTGCGCGACAAGTATGCCGATGAGCGCCGCACGGAGATCGTGGCGGAGACCAGCGAGTTCACCATCGAAGACATGATCGCCGAAGAGGACATGGTGATCACCATCTCGCACAGCGGCTTCATCAAGCGCTTTCCGGTGTCAAGTTATCGCCGGCAGAGCCGCGGCGGTCGCGGGGTGACCGGTGCGAAAACCGGTGACGAGGATTGGATCGAACATCTTTTCATCGCTTCGACGCATCACTACGTGCTGTTTTTCACCACCCAGGGCAAATGCTACTGGGTGAAGGTGTATGACATTCCGCAGGCGGGCAAGGGTGCCAAGGGCCGGGCGATCGTGAACATGCTCTCCCTGGCGCCGGAGGAAAAGATCGCCGCTTTTGTGTCAGTCAGGGAGTTCGATGAAAAGCATTTCGTTGCCTTTGCCACAAAGAACGGCCTGGTGAAGAAGACGGCTCTGAGTGCGTTTTCCAATCCGCGCAAGACCGGCATCGCCGCGATCAGCATCGAAGAAGGCGATGAATTGATCGAAGCCAAGATCACTGATGGCAGCATGGATCTGATGCTGGGCACGCACAACGGCCAGGCCATCCGCTTCCATGAAAATGAAGTCCGCGAGATGGGCCGCAGCGCCAGCGGCGTGAAGGGCATCGAGCTGGAGAAAGGTGACTTCGTCGTCGGCATGGTGGAACTCAAGCGCGAGGCCACGATCCTGGTGGTGAGCGAGAATGGCTACGGCAAACGCAGCGAGCTGAAGGACTACAAAGTGCAGCATCGTGGCGGTTCGGGTCTGATCACGCTCAAAACCACCGAGAAAACCGGCAAGATGGTGGACATCAAGGAGGTCATCGATGACGATGATTTGATGATCATCACCGAAAAAGGCGTGGTCATCCGCCAGAAAGTGAAGGACATCAAGGTCATCAGCCGGAACACCCAGGGCGTAAAGCTCATCAAGCTGGACAAGGATGACCGGATCGCGGCGGTGGCACGGGTGGTGGCGGAGGACGAAGAAGACGAAGAATAG
- the gyrB gene encoding DNA topoisomerase (ATP-hydrolyzing) subunit B — protein MRKEEVLEYKQTNVEAGNGAAQPSPPTDKDNYTSESITVLKGLEAVRRRPAMYIGDTSVKGFHHLVYEVIDNSVDEALAGFCDNIEVTINKDGSVSVEDNGRGIPVDTHKEMKKSALEVVMTVLHAGGKFDKKSYKVSGGLHGVGVSVVNALSEWLEVYVARDGNLYYQKYERGNPVTPVKVIGKRKTTGTRVVFSPDPEIFGKRKFSFDILAERVRELAFLNKNLRLTIGDENTGKSHKFQFKGGIAEFVKYLDEAREPIMSKPIYLEGEREGVPIEVALQYNDGYNENIFTYVNNIHTIEGGTHMVGFKAALTKTINAYATKSNLLKEKDNLQITGDDVREGLTAVVSIKVAEPQFEGQTKTKLGNSDIRGIVESFCNEGLAAFFEENPSIARKIVEKCKLAAQSREAARKARELTRRKSALDGGGLPGKLADCSITDPEHCEIYIVEGDSAGGSAKQGRDRRFQAILPIKGKILNVEKARLDKILSNEEIRTLVTALGTGIGSDDFDPEKLRYGRVIIMTDADVDGSHIRTLLLTFFFRYMKQLIEQNRIYIAQPPLYRVWKGKEEYYCYDDDEKEAVLKRFDSKDNVNVQRYKGLGEMNPEQLWKTTMDPEQRTMRLVTIEEAYQADVLFSTLMGDKVEPRRKFIEENAKYVRNLDV, from the coding sequence ATGAGAAAAGAGGAAGTGCTGGAATACAAGCAGACAAATGTGGAGGCGGGAAACGGGGCAGCGCAGCCGTCGCCGCCGACGGACAAGGATAATTACACTTCAGAATCGATCACGGTGCTCAAGGGCCTGGAGGCGGTGCGCCGCCGGCCCGCGATGTATATCGGCGACACGTCGGTGAAGGGGTTTCATCATCTCGTTTATGAGGTGATCGACAACTCCGTGGACGAAGCGCTCGCCGGCTTTTGCGACAACATCGAAGTCACCATCAACAAGGACGGCAGCGTCAGTGTGGAGGACAACGGCCGCGGCATCCCGGTGGATACGCACAAAGAGATGAAGAAATCCGCCCTGGAAGTGGTGATGACGGTGCTGCATGCCGGCGGCAAGTTTGACAAAAAATCCTACAAGGTTTCCGGCGGTTTGCATGGCGTGGGCGTGTCGGTGGTGAATGCCCTGTCGGAATGGCTGGAGGTTTATGTTGCGCGCGACGGCAATCTCTATTATCAGAAATATGAGCGGGGCAATCCCGTTACGCCGGTGAAGGTAATCGGCAAACGCAAGACGACCGGCACCAGGGTGGTTTTTTCTCCCGACCCTGAAATTTTTGGCAAGCGCAAGTTCAGTTTCGACATTCTGGCGGAGCGGGTGCGGGAACTGGCGTTTTTGAACAAAAATCTCAGGCTCACGATCGGCGATGAGAACACCGGCAAATCGCACAAATTTCAATTCAAAGGCGGCATCGCGGAGTTCGTGAAGTATCTTGACGAGGCCCGGGAGCCGATCATGAGCAAACCGATTTATCTGGAGGGCGAACGGGAGGGCGTGCCCATCGAAGTCGCATTGCAATACAATGACGGCTATAACGAAAACATCTTCACCTACGTCAACAATATTCACACGATCGAAGGTGGCACGCACATGGTTGGCTTCAAGGCGGCGCTCACCAAAACGATCAACGCCTATGCCACCAAGAGCAATCTGCTGAAGGAAAAAGACAATCTGCAAATCACCGGCGATGATGTGCGGGAGGGGTTGACTGCGGTGGTCAGCATCAAAGTGGCAGAACCGCAGTTTGAGGGCCAGACCAAGACCAAACTCGGCAACAGCGACATTCGCGGCATTGTGGAGTCGTTTTGCAATGAGGGGCTGGCGGCGTTCTTCGAGGAGAACCCTTCGATCGCGCGCAAGATCGTGGAGAAGTGCAAGCTTGCAGCCCAGTCCCGCGAGGCCGCACGCAAAGCCCGGGAACTGACACGGCGCAAGTCCGCACTTGACGGTGGTGGCCTGCCCGGCAAGCTGGCGGATTGTTCCATTACCGACCCCGAACACTGCGAAATCTACATCGTCGAGGGGGATTCCGCCGGTGGTTCCGCCAAGCAGGGCCGCGACCGCCGCTTTCAGGCAATTCTGCCGATCAAGGGCAAGATCCTCAATGTCGAGAAGGCACGCCTGGACAAGATTTTGTCGAATGAGGAAATCCGCACCCTGGTCACGGCGCTCGGCACCGGTATTGGCAGCGATGATTTCGACCCGGAGAAATTGCGCTACGGACGCGTCATCATCATGACAGATGCCGATGTCGACGGCTCCCACATTCGCACGCTGCTGCTCACTTTCTTCTTCCGCTATATGAAGCAGCTCATCGAACAGAACCGGATCTATATTGCGCAACCGCCGCTTTACCGCGTTTGGAAGGGCAAGGAGGAGTATTACTGCTATGATGATGATGAAAAGGAGGCGGTGTTGAAACGATTCGACAGCAAAGACAATGTCAACGTCCAGCGCTACAAGGGTCTCGGTGAAATGAATCCCGAGCAATTATGGAAGACGACCATGGATCCGGAGCAGCGCACCATGCGGTTGGTGACCATTGAAGAGGCCTATCAGGCGGACGTGCTGTTTTCAACGCTGATGGGCGACAAAGTCGAACCGCGCCGCAAGTTTATCGAAGAGAATGCGAAATATGTCAGAAATTTGGATGTTTAG
- a CDS encoding DUF721 domain-containing protein, whose translation MAKALGDVLQELLHQYGLVQRVKEYQAVNLWPEVVGEQVAKVASVREVRDGCLYVEVTNSVWRNELYYMKPEIIARINRRIGQNLIHDILLV comes from the coding sequence ATGGCAAAGGCCCTGGGCGACGTGCTGCAGGAATTGTTGCACCAATATGGGCTTGTGCAGCGCGTCAAGGAATATCAGGCGGTGAATCTCTGGCCGGAGGTTGTCGGCGAGCAGGTGGCAAAAGTCGCCAGTGTCCGCGAGGTGCGTGACGGCTGTCTTTATGTGGAAGTCACCAACAGTGTGTGGCGCAATGAACTGTACTACATGAAACCGGAGATCATCGCCCGGATCAATCGCAGGATTGGACAAAATCTGATTCATGACATCCTGCTGGTCTGA
- a CDS encoding DNA replication/repair protein RecF, producing MILRRMSLRQFRNYDALDLEFSDALNFICGRNGQGKSNFLEAVHMLGVTRSFRTASDRELVKFGSHGFEIMGEFFDEAMVKRQVTLCYHVERGKEISLDRKRLASSAALIGRFPIVHYAPESHRLTGGAPAERRRFVDMLLSQSSPAYLADWQAYQRALKQRNALLSQNPGGGTDLAAWDQALASHGCRIIAARYQFVDSFANLVLQAYRDISASSSSLHLSYHSQLALNEATPDHYHKMLAASRVFERQRRQTQVGPHRDDFSFVLDGHDLRVYGSRGEHKSTLLALKMAEATYLEKKSGTAPIILLDDLHSELDANRFAATLEHFQRRGQLFVTSLVTPPQSVPAAHFEVAEGRITKVNHRPMPAPAGVGGRTA from the coding sequence ATGATCCTGCGCCGGATGAGCCTGCGCCAGTTTCGCAACTATGACGCGCTCGATCTTGAATTTTCCGATGCACTCAATTTCATCTGCGGCCGCAACGGTCAGGGCAAAAGCAATTTTCTCGAAGCCGTTCATATGCTGGGTGTGACCCGCAGTTTTCGCACGGCCTCTGATCGCGAACTGGTCAAGTTTGGCAGCCACGGTTTCGAGATCATGGGAGAGTTCTTTGATGAAGCGATGGTCAAACGCCAGGTGACGCTGTGCTATCATGTGGAGAGGGGCAAGGAAATCAGCCTCGACCGCAAACGCCTGGCGAGCAGCGCGGCCTTGATCGGCAGGTTTCCGATCGTCCATTACGCACCGGAAAGCCATCGCCTCACCGGCGGCGCACCGGCGGAACGCCGGCGTTTCGTTGACATGCTGTTGTCGCAAAGCTCGCCCGCCTATTTGGCGGACTGGCAGGCTTACCAGCGCGCGCTGAAACAACGCAATGCGCTGCTCAGTCAAAACCCGGGCGGCGGCACGGACCTGGCAGCATGGGATCAAGCCCTGGCCAGTCACGGCTGCCGGATCATTGCTGCGCGTTACCAGTTTGTCGATTCCTTCGCGAATCTTGTGTTGCAGGCCTATCGCGACATTTCGGCATCCTCCTCCTCCCTCCACCTGAGTTATCACAGTCAGCTCGCGCTCAATGAGGCGACGCCCGACCACTATCACAAAATGCTGGCAGCCTCCCGTGTGTTCGAGCGGCAGCGCCGGCAGACCCAGGTGGGTCCACACCGCGATGATTTCAGCTTCGTGCTCGACGGTCATGATCTGCGGGTGTACGGCTCGCGCGGCGAACACAAATCCACACTGCTGGCGCTCAAAATGGCGGAAGCCACCTATCTCGAGAAAAAATCCGGCACCGCGCCCATCATTTTGCTGGATGATTTGCATTCCGAGCTGGATGCCAACCGGTTTGCCGCAACGCTCGAACACTTTCAGCGCCGCGGCCAGTTGTTTGTCACCTCACTCGTGACACCGCCGCAGAGCGTGCCGGCGGCACATTTCGAAGTGGCAGAGGGAAGAATAACGAAAGTGAATCACCGGCCGATGCCGGCCCCGGCAGGGGTTGGCGGCCGGACGGCGTGA
- the dnaN gene encoding DNA polymerase III subunit beta produces the protein MKFTIPQSALYQALQRMISIIPLKTTIPILSNILFDLRGNRLQLTGTDLEVSIITNLDVIGERDGSAAFPAKRLFDLVRELPDTPLALEADGSHRLSIQTDRGNYKIAGESSDEYPHIATEKQMTHLDYRGSRFVHLVDKVVFAVSTDELRTTLMGVLLEIRQEELRLVATDGHRLAKVRDLKFTYEGTASQVVIPVKALHLLGRNLEGIDEMTIGMSAEHITFQVGQSTIYSKLISGHYPAYERVIPTANPFTLIVDRELLSATVRRSSIFANQHTRQIRWELQPGSLTIHAQDAEMSGDSHETISVDYSGEPMEIGYNAGYVLEILRHIDTEQVMFKLKDSSSAAIIEPVPQQQDLEVMMLLMPIRINE, from the coding sequence ATGAAATTCACGATTCCCCAGAGTGCCCTGTATCAAGCACTTCAGCGCATGATTTCCATCATTCCGCTGAAGACCACCATTCCCATTTTAAGCAACATTTTGTTTGATTTGCGCGGCAACCGGTTGCAGCTCACCGGCACGGATCTGGAAGTCTCCATCATCACGAATCTGGATGTCATTGGCGAACGTGATGGCTCCGCGGCATTTCCCGCGAAACGACTTTTCGATCTGGTGCGCGAATTGCCGGACACCCCGCTGGCTCTGGAGGCAGACGGCAGTCATCGTCTCAGCATCCAAACCGATCGCGGCAACTACAAAATCGCAGGCGAATCGAGCGACGAATACCCTCATATTGCCACCGAAAAACAGATGACGCACCTGGATTACCGCGGCAGTCGCTTTGTTCATCTGGTCGACAAGGTGGTTTTCGCGGTGAGCACCGATGAGCTGCGCACGACGCTGATGGGGGTGTTGCTGGAAATTCGCCAGGAAGAATTGCGTCTGGTGGCAACCGACGGCCATCGCCTGGCCAAAGTCAGGGATCTCAAATTCACGTATGAGGGCACGGCCAGTCAGGTCGTGATTCCGGTCAAGGCATTGCATCTGCTCGGCCGCAATCTCGAGGGAATCGACGAAATGACGATCGGGATGAGTGCCGAGCACATCACTTTTCAAGTGGGACAATCCACCATTTATTCCAAGCTGATCAGCGGACATTATCCGGCGTATGAACGGGTGATCCCGACAGCCAACCCCTTCACCCTGATCGTCGATCGCGAACTGCTGAGTGCCACCGTGCGGCGGTCGAGCATCTTTGCGAATCAACACACGCGGCAGATTCGCTGGGAGCTGCAACCCGGCAGCCTGACAATTCACGCCCAGGATGCCGAGATGAGCGGGGATTCACATGAAACCATCAGCGTGGACTACAGCGGCGAGCCGATGGAAATCGGCTACAATGCCGGCTACGTTTTGGAGATCCTGCGCCACATCGACACCGAACAGGTGATGTTCAAACTCAAGGACAGCAGCAGTGCCGCCATCATCGAGCCGGTGCCGCAACAGCAGGACCTGGAGGTGATGATGTTGTTGATGCCGATCCGCATCAATGAATGA
- the dnaA gene encoding chromosomal replication initiator protein DnaA: protein MLQQLSAEQTWSECLSIIREHLPDSTFGTWFESTRGKQFNNRTITVQIPNGFVYQWLEGHYRELVHKAIFQVTGEDYNVVYDIAKPEDNEAQFLDSLSEGITAPQARLTHDPVTQLSPHYKFQNFVEGASNQFAKAAAVAVAEAPGKTSFNPLVVYGGVGLGKTHLIQAIGNLTLERGTVGRALYVSSERFTNEFISSIQNNKTTEFSSNYRNVDLLIVDDIQFFMNKERTQEEFFHTFNALYQKGKQIVLSSDRQPKEISGIEDRLLSRFQWGLVVDIQPPDLETRIAILQRKAEENAIDLPSDVIQLIAHNVTSNIRELEGSLIRLLAFASVQKLDITLALAKHVLKDMFIQKYRNLTVEDIQKEVCEFYKLPEDMMRAKTRKKEVALARQIAMYLAKKLTKHSLKTIGLHFGGRDHTTVIHAIEQVEAMLEADSQIKAEVETLKQRLSAS from the coding sequence ATGCTACAGCAACTGTCAGCAGAGCAGACCTGGTCAGAATGCCTATCCATCATTCGTGAGCACCTACCCGACTCCACCTTCGGCACCTGGTTCGAAAGTACACGGGGAAAACAGTTTAACAATCGGACAATCACTGTTCAGATTCCCAACGGCTTTGTGTATCAATGGCTGGAGGGCCACTACCGCGAACTCGTACACAAAGCGATCTTCCAGGTCACGGGCGAAGATTATAACGTCGTGTACGACATTGCCAAGCCGGAAGACAACGAGGCACAATTTCTCGACTCGCTGTCGGAGGGCATCACCGCACCGCAGGCCCGCTTGACTCATGACCCGGTCACACAACTCAGCCCCCATTACAAATTCCAAAATTTTGTTGAAGGTGCGAGTAATCAATTTGCCAAGGCCGCGGCAGTCGCCGTGGCGGAGGCGCCCGGCAAAACTTCGTTCAATCCCCTGGTGGTGTATGGCGGGGTGGGGCTGGGCAAGACGCATCTGATCCAGGCAATTGGCAACCTCACCCTGGAGCGCGGCACGGTCGGTCGCGCCCTCTATGTCTCAAGTGAACGCTTCACCAACGAGTTCATCAGCTCCATTCAAAACAACAAAACCACCGAGTTCAGCTCCAACTACCGCAATGTCGACTTGCTCATAGTCGATGACATTCAATTTTTCATGAACAAGGAGCGCACACAGGAGGAATTTTTCCACACCTTCAACGCCCTCTACCAAAAGGGGAAACAAATCGTTCTCTCCTCGGATCGCCAGCCCAAGGAAATCAGTGGCATCGAGGACCGGCTGCTCTCCCGCTTTCAATGGGGTCTGGTGGTGGACATTCAACCGCCGGATTTGGAAACGCGCATTGCCATCCTGCAACGCAAGGCTGAGGAAAACGCCATTGATCTGCCCAGCGACGTCATTCAACTCATCGCACACAATGTGACCAGCAACATCCGCGAGCTCGAAGGTTCACTGATCCGGTTGCTGGCCTTTGCCTCGGTACAGAAACTCGACATCACCCTGGCGCTCGCCAAGCACGTGCTGAAGGACATGTTCATTCAAAAGTACCGCAATCTCACTGTCGAGGACATCCAAAAGGAAGTGTGTGAATTCTACAAGCTTCCTGAAGACATGATGCGGGCGAAGACGCGCAAAAAGGAGGTGGCACTGGCACGCCAGATTGCAATGTATCTTGCCAAAAAGCTGACCAAACATTCGCTCAAAACCATCGGCCTGCATTTTGGCGGGCGCGATCACACCACCGTCATCCATGCCATCGAACAGGTCGAGGCCATGCTGGAGGCAGATTCCCAAATCAAAGCCGAAGTGGAGACGCTCAAACAAAGATTGAGTGCATCCTGA
- a CDS encoding ABC transporter permease, with product MAALLAALTVAIALILTGIFTLVTFNLVEIVAGLRSRIELEIFVDNGRDEAGIQRLRRQIEALPGVARARYISREEAIAIFRKEFGEGFIDLLASNPLPPSFQITLEKSHQHSMAAQQLAGRLRTLEGVEEVVYRRDFVMRLERYLDFAMIGSLVVGLIVALGSIFVVINHVRLVIHAKRRLIETMQLVGASRLFVRGPFVIQGFVQGLLGGGLASAFFLLLKKFLLADYPDIVRIPAWFLPALAAGGVLLGLAAAHLGVRKYLE from the coding sequence ATGGCGGCGTTGCTTGCTGCGCTCACCGTGGCCATTGCTTTGATCCTGACCGGCATTTTCACGCTCGTCACCTTCAACCTGGTGGAGATCGTGGCCGGTTTGCGCAGCCGCATCGAGCTGGAAATCTTCGTCGACAACGGCCGCGATGAAGCCGGCATCCAGCGCCTGCGCCGGCAGATCGAAGCGCTGCCGGGCGTGGCGCGGGCACGCTATATCTCGCGTGAAGAAGCCATCGCAATTTTCCGCAAGGAGTTCGGCGAGGGGTTCATCGATCTGCTCGCCTCCAATCCACTCCCCCCCTCCTTTCAAATCACCCTGGAAAAGAGCCATCAGCACAGCATGGCTGCCCAACAACTCGCAGGCAGGCTGCGCACGCTGGAGGGTGTGGAAGAAGTGGTCTACCGTCGCGACTTTGTCATGCGGCTGGAGCGCTACCTCGACTTTGCCATGATCGGCAGTTTGGTGGTCGGATTGATCGTGGCGCTGGGTTCAATTTTCGTCGTCATCAACCATGTTCGCCTGGTGATCCACGCCAAGCGGCGCCTGATTGAAACCATGCAATTGGTGGGTGCCAGCCGTTTGTTCGTGCGCGGCCCTTTTGTCATCCAGGGATTTGTCCAGGGTTTGCTGGGCGGGGGCCTGGCCTCGGCCTTCTTCTTGTTGCTTAAAAAATTTTTGCTCGCGGATTATCCTGACATCGTGCGCATTCCGGCCTGGTTTCTACCGGCCCTGGCAGCCGGCGGCGTGCTGCTTGGACTCGCTGCTGCACATTTGGGTGTGCGAAAATACCTCGAATAA
- the ftsE gene encoding cell division ATP-binding protein FtsE, with amino-acid sequence MNLVRLANVSLQYPGGEVLKSVNLTVRKGEFVFLVGPTGAGKSTVLRMIYMAEKPSEGTVVVGRFNSKTITPAQIPLLRRQLGIVFQDFRLLEDRNVYDNVAFALIVTGCKQREIKRSVLRVLANVGLSHKRYRMPHELSGGEQQRVAIARALVNNPFILLADEPTGNLDPVTTAGIMELLEKINARGTAILMATHHYHLVEGAGKRVVRIEGGVTIN; translated from the coding sequence ATGAATCTCGTCCGCCTCGCCAACGTGTCTCTGCAATATCCCGGTGGCGAGGTTTTGAAATCGGTGAATCTCACGGTGCGCAAGGGGGAATTTGTTTTTCTCGTCGGACCCACGGGTGCCGGCAAGAGCACGGTCCTGCGCATGATCTATATGGCGGAGAAGCCCAGCGAGGGAACGGTGGTGGTGGGCCGCTTCAATTCCAAAACCATCACCCCCGCCCAAATTCCATTGCTGCGGCGCCAACTCGGCATCGTGTTTCAGGATTTTCGCCTGCTGGAGGACCGCAATGTTTATGACAATGTCGCTTTTGCATTGATCGTCACCGGTTGCAAACAACGGGAGATCAAACGCAGCGTGCTGCGCGTGCTGGCCAACGTCGGCCTGAGCCACAAGCGTTACCGCATGCCCCATGAACTTTCCGGCGGCGAACAACAGCGGGTGGCGATCGCCCGCGCGCTGGTGAACAATCCCTTCATCCTGCTGGCGGACGAACCCACCGGCAATCTCGATCCCGTGACCACTGCCGGCATTATGGAGCTGCTCGAGAAAATCAATGCGCGCGGCACTGCAATTCTCATGGCAACGCACCACTACCATCTGGTGGAGGGTGCCGGCAAGCGCGTGGTGCGCATTGAAGGAGGCGTGACGATCAATTGA